From Candidatus Pedobacter colombiensis, one genomic window encodes:
- a CDS encoding RagB/SusD family nutrient uptake outer membrane protein — protein sequence MKIYITIISFLAVLVFAFSSCKRGFLDEKPYSSYTPLTLTDSLGFEASLIGLYNHVSTIFSWADQQGWPSVWQVGTDVANATNNQQGVEIPYYNYATLTSVDVGAARTWNRNYILINLTNTIVDGIENPSVNSLSAKGKSLVSAEAKFFRAYAYNNLATCFGEVPLITHALSGPKTDFVRAPLADVNNFIVSDLIYAAANLPDIEAVKTNTKGKMYGRANKFMAMQLLAEVYLRINKPDLAEQQAQAIINSGRFSLIKNRYGVKTSLPGDYYSDMFQYGNQRRAQGNTEAIWVLEQENPASVVGGITDNPQQRRVWGAAYYNIAGMALADSLGGRSIGRLRLSNWVLYGLYKGNDIRNSQYNIRRRYYYNDPAPAYASRYGKQVPFTGPDTLVNICPSTTKWGAFDPNDTFGYAMIKDFILMRLGETYLLLAEAQVMQNKTIDAAISINALRTRANAAQVSASQMTKDFILDERVRELIGEENRRMTLMRTGTLVERALRLNSNDASKPITGLTTKNLLMPIPLREIQLNKDAVITQNPGY from the coding sequence ATGAAAATATATATAACCATTATATCGTTTTTAGCAGTATTAGTTTTTGCTTTTTCATCCTGCAAAAGGGGCTTTCTGGATGAAAAGCCATATTCGTCCTATACGCCATTAACTTTAACCGATTCGCTCGGGTTTGAAGCATCTTTGATTGGTTTATATAACCATGTAAGCACCATATTCTCCTGGGCCGATCAGCAGGGTTGGCCCAGTGTATGGCAGGTCGGTACAGACGTGGCTAATGCGACCAATAACCAGCAGGGGGTAGAAATACCATATTACAATTATGCCACCTTAACTTCCGTTGATGTTGGTGCTGCAAGGACCTGGAACAGGAATTACATCCTGATAAATCTTACCAATACCATTGTTGATGGTATTGAGAATCCTTCCGTTAACAGCCTAAGTGCAAAAGGTAAAAGCTTGGTGAGTGCAGAAGCTAAGTTTTTCAGGGCTTATGCATACAATAATCTTGCAACGTGTTTCGGCGAGGTTCCCTTAATTACGCATGCCCTAAGTGGCCCGAAAACAGATTTTGTTAGGGCGCCACTTGCCGATGTAAATAATTTCATCGTAAGCGATCTGATTTATGCAGCTGCAAATCTTCCGGACATTGAAGCCGTAAAAACCAATACAAAAGGGAAAATGTATGGCAGAGCAAATAAATTTATGGCTATGCAATTGCTGGCAGAGGTTTATCTGCGTATAAATAAACCAGATCTTGCCGAACAACAGGCACAGGCCATTATTAATAGTGGCAGGTTTAGTTTAATTAAAAACCGCTATGGCGTTAAAACAAGCCTGCCGGGTGACTATTATTCAGATATGTTCCAATATGGAAATCAAAGAAGGGCACAAGGCAATACCGAAGCCATTTGGGTATTGGAGCAGGAAAATCCAGCGAGTGTTGTAGGTGGGATAACTGATAATCCTCAGCAACGCAGGGTTTGGGGGGCTGCTTATTACAATATCGCCGGTATGGCACTTGCAGATTCTTTGGGTGGGCGATCAATTGGCCGTTTACGCTTAAGCAACTGGGTATTGTACGGCCTGTATAAAGGAAATGACATTCGGAATTCACAATATAACATCCGCAGAAGATATTATTATAATGACCCTGCACCTGCTTATGCAAGCCGTTACGGAAAACAAGTTCCGTTTACCGGACCTGATACCTTAGTCAATATTTGTCCGAGTACAACCAAATGGGGGGCTTTTGATCCTAATGATACTTTTGGCTATGCAATGATTAAGGATTTTATTCTGATGAGACTGGGCGAAACCTATTTGTTACTTGCCGAAGCCCAGGTGATGCAAAATAAAACAATTGATGCTGCGATTAGCATAAATGCGCTTAGAACCAGGGCAAACGCCGCTCAGGTATCTGCGTCGCAGATGACGAAAGATTTCATTCTCGACGAAAGGGTAAGAGAATTAATTGGAGAAGAAAATAGGAGGATGACCCTAATGAGAACAGGGACACTGGTGGAGCGCGCCTTACGTCTCAATTCAAATGATGCTTCTAAACCAATTACCGGTTTAACCACAAAAAATTTATTAATGCCAATCCCATTGAGAGAGATACAGCTTAATAAAGATGCTGTGATTACACAAAATCCGGGTTATTAA